A region of Saccharomyces kudriavzevii IFO 1802 strain IFO1802 genome assembly, chromosome: 14 DNA encodes the following proteins:
- the YIP3 gene encoding Yip3p (similar to Saccharomyces cerevisiae YIP3 (YNL044W); ancestral locus Anc_2.269), with translation MNQLGALAQVSRFTQRFSMENIKSEFQSLQSKLATLRTPQEFFNFKKVSRPQNFGEAQSRVAYNLKYFSSNYGLIIGCLSIYTLLTNLLLLFVIALVIVGILGINKLNGEDLVTPFGSFKSNQLYTGLICVAVPIGFLASPISTLLWLIGASAVSVFGHASLMEKPIETVFEEETV, from the exons ATGAATCAGCTAGGAGCTTTAGCC CAAGTTTCACGTTTCACCCAAAGATTTTCCatggaaaatatcaagagTGAGTTTCAATCCTTGCAGTCTAAACTAGCCACCCTTCGCACCCCgcaagaatttttcaatttcaaaaaagtcTCCAGACCTCAAAATTTCGGGGAAGCTCAATCAAGAGTGGCTTACAATCTAAAATACTTCTCGAGTAACTATGGTTTGATTATTGGTTGCTTAAGCATCTACACCTTATTGACAAATTTACTGCTACTCTTCGTTATCGCTTTGGTCATAGTTGGTATTCTTGGTATAAATAAACTGAACGGTGAAGACCTGGTGACTCCATTcggttctttcaaaagcaaTCAACTATACACTGGATTGATCTGTGTTGCTGTGCCAATAGGCTTCTTGGCTTCTCCAATCTCTACTCTGTTATGGTTGATCGGTGCTTCTGCCGTTAGCGTTTTCGGACATGCTTCATTGATGGAGAAGCCAATTGAAACTGTATTTGAGGAAGAAactgtttga
- the BOP3 gene encoding Bop3p (similar to Saccharomyces cerevisiae BOP3 (YNL042W); ancestral locus Anc_2.270), translating to MSTFNSYSQSREGRDGSSNNAIKNKSLLEIIFGTNISEWTFSENALIKAMDLKIEQEKTKQQYYKLENLNRSIELFKLASTSGLPVNQIHKLFNTDHGASAPSPTKPEGKQPDNSIECARSSEQLPRINGNSSSLRPLNMNTVSPTPMSRQASPYKFPAPPSANGFQHSTATNAQRRANSPARIGASAVAALNENISIKEEDVDKLIPSGAKSQESPLNKKPVSLHSRNLSLPIGKFTNPNIPSTMTSILSFNRDQQPQPPSQPPPQQQHQDLHMHNLHPIPKKPGMVQKKHKRARSTSSFGVIDLSIIDEVKEKHPQESPSPIRSNTVVALSSQDQLTESDTKARPPIPQPLREERQLHDELDDRTCSESSSRNESPVRTITKDNSVGKILNST from the coding sequence ATGAGTACTTTTAACAGTTACAGCCAATCAAGGGAGGGTAGAGATGGTAGTAGTAATAATGCCATTAAGAATAAGTCGTTGCTAGAGATAATATTCGGCACTAATATTTCTGAATGGACCTTTTCTGAGAACGCCTTGATAAAGGCTATGGATTTGAAGatagaacaagaaaagacaaagCAGCAATACTATAAACTTGAAAACTTGAATCGTTCGATAGAGTTGTTTAAGCTTGCTTCCACTTCGGGTCTGCCCGTAAATCAAATACATAAACTATTCAACACTGACCACGGCGCATCAGCACCTTCACCTACGAAGCCAGAGGGCAAACAACCGGATAACAGCATAGAATGTGCGCGATCTTCGGAACAACTTCCCAGGATTAATGGCAATAGCAGTTCTTTAAGGCCCTTGAACATGAACACAGTATCGCCAACGCCAATGAGTCGACAGGCTTCCCCATATAAATTTCCAGCACCACCTTCTGCCAACGGCTTTCAACACTCCACCGCAACAAACGCTCAACGAAGAGCTAATTCTCCTGCAAGAATAGGCGCATCCGCTGTGGCTGCgttgaatgaaaatatttccaTAAAGGAGGAAGACGTTGATAAGCTGATTCCTTCAGGTGCAAAATCACAGGAATCTCCTCTAAACAAGAAACCAGTTTCACTTCATAGCCGTAACTTGTCTCTTCCAATAGGCAAGTTCACCAATCCCAATATTCCTTCAACAATGACATCCATACTTAGTTTCAACAGAGACCAGCAGCCACAACCCCCGTCACAACCACCTCCACAACAGCAACACCAAGACCTCCACATGCACAATTTGCATCCTATACCAAAGAAACCCGGAATggttcaaaaaaagcacaAGCGCGCAAGATCCACGTCCTCCTTTGGCGTGATTGACTTGAGCATTATCGATGAAGTCAAGGAAAAGCACCCACAAGAGTCACCATCCCCCATACGCTCCAACACGGTGGTGGCGCTCTCCTCACAAGATCAACTAACTGAATCCGATACAAAGGCACGCCCCCCCATACCGCAACCACTCCGCGAAGAACGCCAACTGCACGATGAATTGGATGACAGAACGTGTAGTGAAAGCAGTAGTAGAAACGAAAGTCCTGTGAGAACCATCACAAAAGACAATTCTGTGGGTAAGATCCTGAACAGTACTTAA
- the SKDI14G2760 gene encoding uncharacterized protein (similar to Saccharomyces cerevisiae YNL046W) has product MEHLAKKGCVQWFKRVDTGVDKSGPQISMGSGTANRLRKLLHKRKSQQQPSVQTVARCQIPGHFSTSQSVELQTLIGKDAPPAPSTIHINERYIRYDINTTPLVIVLAISIVFFACLLVLKDIILQSLQNIVSVAKWKIIGAPFMGTPYAGLLMGLVGTVLSPLSAVSSWLSFIF; this is encoded by the coding sequence ATGGAGCATCTAGCAAAGAAGGGCTGTGTGCAATGGTTTAAGAGAGTTGATACAGGTGTAGATAAAAGCGGGCCACAGATTAGCATGGGTTCAGGAACAGCCAATCGGCTGCGGAAGCTGTTAcataaaagaaagagcCAGCAGCAGCCGTCAGTTCAGACGGTAGCCCGGTGCCAGATCCCGGGCCATTTCAGTACTAGTCAAAGCGTGGAACTGCAAACCCTCATAGGGAAAGACGCACCGCCGGCGCCATCCACGATTCATATCAACGAGAGGTACATCCGTTATGATATCAACACCACGCCCTTGGTTATCGTGCTGGCGATCTCAATCGTATTTTTCGCCTGTCTTCTGGTCCTCAAGGACATCATCTTACAGTCCTTGCAAAACATCGTTAGTGTGGCCAAATGGAAGATCATAGGGGCACCCTTCATGGGCACGCCCTACGCAGGCCTGCTCATGGGACTCGTAGGCACTGTGCTCTCGCCGTTATCTGCTGTTTCATCGTGGCTTTCCTTCATCTTCTGA
- the LAP2 gene encoding bifunctional aminopeptidase/epoxide hydrolase (similar to Saccharomyces cerevisiae LAP2 (YNL045W); ancestral locus Anc_2.268) codes for MFLPSFFTRCSTSTHKCSFQLRGIFTAISRNIHPPIPHKMLPPSIEQRRPVQSPEYDQSTLSNYRSFAVLDTDLNLSVSFDKSTISGSVTFLLKQLYDDEKKSSEVHLDSSYLDVQNVQIEGTEVGFQIEPRKEPLGSRLVIANPSSSDKINLKIQFCTTEKCTALQWLNGKQTKGGKPYVFSQLEAIHARSLFPCFDTPSVKSTFTASIESPLPVVFSGIKIEDSSKAASVYKFEQKVPIPAYLIGIASGDLVSAPIGPRSTVYTEPFRLKDCQWEFENDVEKFIQAAEKIIFDYEWGTYDILINVDSYPYGGMESPNMTFATPTLIAHDKSNIDVIAHELAHSWSGNLVTNCSWNHFWLNEGWTVYLERRIVGAIHGEPTRHFSALIGWSDLQNSIDSMKDPERFSTLVQNLNDNTDPDDAFSTVPYEKGFNLLFHLETVLGGKAEFDPFIRHYFKKFAKKSLDTFQFLDTLYEFYPERAGVLDSVDWETWLYKPGMPPRPHFITALADNVYQLADKWIVLAQNLKTTEEFRSEFNAVDVKDFNSNQLVLFLETLTQNGHSTKKPKDFDWANFPMAPKALLEIYQDKIVKSQNAEVVFKMFKFQIFARMQETYKDLADWLGTVGRMKFVRPGYRLLNSVDRQLAIATFEKFKDTYHPICKALVKQDLDL; via the coding sequence ATGTTCCTTCCCTCCTTCTTCACTCGTTGCTCTACTTCCACCCACAAGTGCTCATTTCAACTGCGAGGAATATTTACTGCAATCTCAAGGAACATACATCCTCCCATCCCTCACAAGATGCTCCCACCTTCAATTGAACAAAGAAGACCCGTCCAATCACCCGAGTACGACCAGTCCACTCTATCGAATTATAGATCCTTTGCGGTTCTTGATACAGATTTAAACTTGTCTGTCTCCTTTGACAAATCCACCATTTCAGGGAGCGTAACATTCCTCTTGAAACAACTAtacgatgatgaaaagaaatcgaGTGAAGTGCATCTGGATAGTTCCTATTTGGATGTCCAGAATGTTCAGATTGAGGGTACCGAAGTTGGTTTCCAAATTGAGCCAAGAAAGGAACCCTTGGGCTCTAGATTGGTTATTGCCAACCCGTCCTCTAGCGATAAGATCAACCTGAAGATTCAATTTTGTACCACCGAGAAGTGCACTGCTTTACAATGGTTGAACGGCAAGCAAACCAAGGGTGGGAAACCGTACGTGTTCTCACAACTGGAGGCTATTCACGCGAGATCTCTTTTCCCCTGCTTTGACACTCCCTCTGTGAAATCGACTTTCACAGCATCCATTGAATCTCCATTACCAGTAGTTTTTTCTGGTATCAAGATCGAGGATTCCAGCAAGGCTGCAAGCGTTTACAAGTTTGAACAGAAGGTGCCTATCCCAGCTTACTTAATTGGCATTGCCTCCGGTGATTTGGTAAGCGCCCCAATTGGTCCTCGTTCCACCGTTTACACAGAACCATTTCGTTTGAAAGATTGTCAATGGgagtttgaaaatgatgtagaaaaattcatccAAGCTGCTGAGAAAATCATCTTCGATTATGAATGGGGCACTTATGACATTTTGATCAACGTCGATTCTTACCCCTACGGCGGTATGGAATCTCCAAATATGACATTTGCTACGCCTACATTGATTGCTCATGATAAGTCTAATATCGATGTGATTGCTCATGAACTTGCCCATTCTTGGTCTGGTAACCTAGTGACCAATTGTTCTTGGAACCATTTTTGGTTGAACGAAGGTTGGACCGTTTACCTAGAAAGAAGGATCGTCGGTGCCATCCATGGTGAGCCAACAAGACATTTCAGTGCTCTGATTGGTTGGAGCGATTTGCAGAACTCTATTGATTCTATGAAAGATCCTGAAAGGTTCTCCACTTTGGTGCAAAACTTGAACGATAATACCGATCCTGACGATGCTTTTTCCACTGTTCCTTATGAAAAGGGGTTCAACCTCTTGTTCCATTTGGAAACTGTTTTGGGTGGTAAAGCTGAATTTGACCCATTTATTAGACACTATTTCAAGAAGTTCGCCAAGAAATCTTTGGACACTTTCCAGTTTTTGGACACTTTATATGAGTTTTATCCTGAAAGGGCGGGAGTATTGGATTCTGTCGATTGGGAAACTTGGTTATACAAACCGGGTATGCCACCAAGGCCTCATTTCATCACCGCCTTGGCTGATAATGTCTACCAGTTGGCCGACAAGTGGATCGTATTGGcccaaaatttgaaaactacGGAAGAGTTCCGGTCTGAATTCAATGCTGTTGATGTCAAAGATTTCAACTCTAATCAGTTGGTCTTGTTTTTGGAGACCTTAACACAAAATGGCCATTCCACgaaaaaaccaaaagattttgattGGGCCAACTTTCCCATGGCTCCCAAGGCTCTATTAGAAATTTACCAAGATAAGATCGTTAAATCTCAAAACGCGGAAGTCGTTTTCAAGATGTTCAAATTCCAGATTTTTGCCAGGATGCAAGAAACCTATAAAGATTTGGCGGATTGGTTGGGAACCGTGGGTAGAATGAAGTTTGTTCGTCCCGGTTATAGACTTTTAAACTCAGTGGACCGCCAATTGGCTATTGCAACTTTCGAAAAATTTAAGGATACGTACCATCCCATTTGTAAAGCTCTTGTAAAGCAAGATTtggatctttga